One Williamsia phyllosphaerae genomic window, GTCTTCTCGCCGATCTCCTACGCGGTCGTGGTGAGCGAGGAACGGATTCAGCAGTCGCGGCACTGGCCCACGATCGAGAAGCTCTGGTACCCCGGGATCATCGGCGCCGCGATGGTGGGGCCGGTCATCGCGACAGCGTTCTTCCCCGCCGCGTTCGGGCGGTCGTTGCCGCGGGGCATCCCGACCGCCATCGCACTCACGACCTCCATCGCCGCACCGGCGCTCGCCGTCGCCCGCGGCTTGTCGCAACGGAAGAAGGCCGGGGGCCGACCGTGAGTCCGCAGATCGGCCGACCGCCGGCTACTCGTCGAGACCGTGTTCGATGGCGTATCGCGTGAGCTCGACGCGGTTGGCCAACTGCAGCTTTCGCAACGTGGATTGCACGTGGTTCTCGACGGTCCGATGACTCAGGCCGAGCCGCGTCGCGATCTGCCTGGCGCTGAGTCCCTTCGCGACGAGGCGTAACACCTCGGTCTCGCGTTCGGTGATCACCGGCGTCTGCTCGTCCCGGCCGGTGTCACCGGCGATGCGTCGGAACTCCCCCAGCACCAGACCGGCGAGGCCCGGCGTGAACACGGCCTGTCCGTCCGCGGTCGCCACGACGGCGTCGACCAACTCGGTCCGCGACGCACTCTTCACCAGATAGCCACTGGCGCCGCTCTTCACAGCCGCGAGCACGTCGTCGCGTTCGGCCGACGCCGACAACACCAGCACCCTGGTCGACGGCGACACCTCCAGCACCGCGAGGGTCGCGTCGACGCCGGAGCCGTC contains:
- a CDS encoding response regulator, whose amino-acid sequence is MAERTTTVMVVDDHPIWREGVARDLAEDGFDVVATADGVRAAAARAAAVRPDVVLMDMQLPDGSGVDATLAVLEVSPSTRVLVLSASAERDDVLAAVKSGASGYLVKSASRTELVDAVVATADGQAVFTPGLAGLVLGEFRRIAGDTGRDEQTPVITERETEVLRLVAKGLSARQIATRLGLSHRTVENHVQSTLRKLQLANRVELTRYAIEHGLDE